One window of the Streptomyces sp. ITFR-21 genome contains the following:
- the ilvD gene encoding dihydroxy-acid dehydratase, producing the protein MPELRSRTVTHGRNMAGARALMRASGVANSDIGKPIVAVANSFTEFVPGHTHLQPVGRIVSEAIHAAGAIAREFNTIAVDDGIAMGHGGMLYSLPSRDLIADSVEYMVEAHCADALICISNCDKITPGMLMAALRLNIPTVFVSGGPMEAGRATLVDGTVRKLDLINAISDAVDESVSDADILRIEENACPTCGSCSGMFTANSMNCLTEAIGLALPGNGSVLATHTARKALYERAGATVVDLAKRYYEQDDASVLPRSIATHAAFENAMALDISMGGSTNTILHLLAAAQEAEVPYGLTEMDKVSRRVPCLAKVAPNVAPGGTYYMEDVHRAGGIPAILGELYRGGLLNEDVHTVHSPSVKQWLDTWDVRGGSASAEALELFHAAPGCVRSAEAFSQSERWQSLDTDAAGGCIRDIDHAYSKDGGLAVLRGNLAVDGAVVKTAGVDESIWTFEGPAVVCESQEEAVDKILRKEITAGDVVVIRYEGPRGGPGMQEMLYPTSFLKGRGLGKVCALVTDGRFSGGTSGLSIGHASPEAASGGTIALVEDGDRIRIDIPNRSMELLVPDAELDARRTALNGVYAPKPRDRKVSAALRAYAAMATSADKGAVRDVSKLER; encoded by the coding sequence GTGCCCGAGCTGAGGTCACGTACCGTCACCCACGGCCGCAACATGGCGGGCGCCCGCGCGCTGATGCGCGCCTCCGGCGTCGCCAACTCCGACATCGGCAAGCCGATCGTCGCGGTCGCCAACAGCTTCACCGAGTTCGTACCCGGCCACACCCACCTCCAGCCGGTCGGCCGGATCGTCTCCGAGGCGATCCACGCCGCGGGCGCAATCGCGCGCGAGTTCAACACGATCGCGGTCGACGACGGCATCGCCATGGGCCACGGCGGCATGCTCTACTCGCTGCCCTCCCGGGACCTGATCGCGGACTCGGTGGAGTACATGGTCGAGGCGCACTGCGCCGACGCCCTGATCTGCATCTCCAACTGCGACAAGATCACCCCGGGCATGCTGATGGCCGCGCTGCGGCTGAACATCCCGACGGTCTTCGTCTCCGGCGGCCCGATGGAGGCCGGCCGGGCCACGCTGGTCGACGGCACCGTCCGCAAGCTCGACCTGATCAACGCGATCTCCGACGCGGTCGACGAGTCGGTCTCCGACGCGGACATCCTCCGGATCGAGGAGAACGCCTGCCCGACCTGCGGCTCGTGTTCCGGCATGTTCACCGCCAACTCGATGAACTGCCTCACCGAGGCGATCGGCCTGGCCCTGCCCGGCAACGGCTCGGTGCTCGCCACCCACACCGCCCGCAAGGCCCTGTACGAGCGGGCCGGCGCCACCGTCGTGGACCTCGCCAAGCGGTACTACGAGCAGGACGACGCGTCGGTGCTGCCCCGGTCCATCGCCACCCACGCGGCCTTCGAGAACGCCATGGCGCTGGACATCTCCATGGGCGGGTCCACCAACACGATCCTGCACCTGCTGGCGGCCGCGCAGGAGGCCGAGGTGCCCTACGGCCTGACCGAGATGGACAAGGTGTCCCGCCGGGTGCCGTGCCTGGCCAAGGTGGCGCCCAACGTCGCGCCCGGCGGCACGTACTACATGGAGGACGTGCACCGGGCGGGCGGCATCCCGGCGATCCTCGGCGAGCTCTACCGCGGCGGCCTGCTCAACGAGGACGTGCACACCGTCCACTCGCCGTCCGTCAAGCAGTGGCTCGACACCTGGGACGTGCGTGGCGGCTCCGCCTCCGCCGAGGCGCTGGAGCTCTTCCACGCCGCTCCCGGCTGTGTCCGCTCCGCCGAGGCGTTCTCCCAGTCCGAGCGGTGGCAGTCGCTGGACACCGACGCGGCCGGCGGCTGCATCCGGGACATCGACCACGCCTACTCCAAGGACGGCGGCCTCGCCGTCCTGCGCGGCAACCTCGCCGTCGACGGCGCGGTGGTCAAGACCGCGGGCGTCGACGAGTCCATCTGGACCTTCGAGGGCCCGGCGGTCGTCTGCGAGTCCCAGGAGGAGGCCGTCGACAAGATCCTCCGCAAGGAGATCACCGCGGGCGACGTCGTCGTCATCCGCTACGAGGGCCCGCGCGGCGGCCCCGGTATGCAGGAGATGCTCTACCCCACGTCGTTCCTCAAGGGCCGCGGCCTCGGCAAGGTCTGCGCCCTGGTCACCGACGGCCGCTTCTCCGGCGGCACCTCGGGCCTGTCCATCGGCCACGCCTCCCCGGAGGCGGCCTCCGGCGGCACCATCGCGCTGGTCGAGGACGGCGACCGGATCCGGATCGACATCCCCAACCGCTCGATGGAGCTTCTGGTCCCCGACGCCGAACTCGACGCCCGCCGCACGGCCCTGAACGGCGTCTACGCCCCCAAGCCCCGCGACCGCAAGGTCTCCGCGGCCCTGCGCGCCTACGCCGCCATGGCCACCAGCGCCGACAAGGGCGCCGTCCGCGACGTCAGCAAACTCGAACGCTGA
- a CDS encoding sugar phosphate isomerase/epimerase family protein, with product MEERRTPQRKGGPDAGRPLRVPDAKVALSTASVYPESTATAFEIAARLGYDGVEVMVWTDPVSQDVDALRRLSDYHGIPVLAVHAPCLLITQRVWSTDPWVKLQRAERAAHRLGASTVVVHPPFRWQRGYARDFVTGIWRMAEETDVRFAVENMYPWRYRDREMLAYAPDWDVSNDDYRHFTVDLSHTATSRVGALAMVQRMGDRLAHVHLADGGGSAKDEHLVPGRGNQPCAELLESLAGSGFDGHIVVEVNTRRAMSAAERETDLAEALAFTRLHLAAAAGVGR from the coding sequence GTGGAGGAACGACGGACCCCCCAGCGCAAGGGCGGACCGGACGCCGGGCGTCCGCTCCGGGTACCGGACGCCAAGGTCGCACTGTCCACCGCGTCGGTGTATCCGGAGTCCACCGCGACCGCCTTCGAGATCGCCGCCCGGCTCGGCTACGACGGAGTCGAGGTGATGGTGTGGACCGACCCGGTGAGCCAGGACGTGGACGCCCTGCGCCGCCTCTCGGACTACCACGGCATCCCGGTCCTCGCCGTCCACGCCCCCTGTCTGCTGATCACCCAGCGGGTGTGGTCCACCGACCCCTGGGTCAAGCTCCAGCGGGCCGAGCGGGCCGCGCACCGGCTCGGCGCGTCCACGGTCGTCGTCCACCCGCCGTTCCGCTGGCAGCGCGGCTACGCCCGTGACTTCGTGACCGGTATCTGGCGGATGGCCGAGGAGACCGACGTGCGGTTCGCGGTCGAGAACATGTACCCCTGGCGGTACCGGGACCGCGAGATGCTCGCCTACGCCCCCGACTGGGACGTCTCCAACGACGACTACCGCCACTTCACGGTGGACCTGTCGCACACCGCGACCTCCCGCGTCGGCGCGCTGGCCATGGTGCAGCGGATGGGCGACCGCCTCGCGCACGTGCACCTCGCTGACGGAGGCGGCTCGGCGAAGGACGAGCACCTGGTGCCGGGGCGCGGCAACCAGCCCTGTGCGGAGCTGCTGGAGTCGCTGGCCGGATCCGGTTTCGACGGCCACATCGTGGTCGAGGTCAACACCCGGCGGGCGATGTCCGCGGCCGAGCGGGAGACCGACCTGGCGGAGGCGCTGGCCTTCACCCGGCTGCATCTGGCCGCGGCCGCGGGAGTGGGCCGGTGA
- a CDS encoding TetR family transcriptional regulator, with protein sequence MGAARRRGRPAGPPSGATKDRILAAAREEFSAHGYDRTSVRSIGRAAGVDSALVHHYFGSKEQIFAAAVEVAFAPALDCPEAVTAVPGGAPGAVGGNGLPGGTDGVGERVARFMLRSWENPATREPLLAIVRSAVTNEAAATVLRGLVSRTVLARVAGELTVPDPEFRVQLAATQLIGMVTLRYVIKLEPLASADPEQLVHLMSPPLHHYLTAPGITPHLP encoded by the coding sequence GTGGGCGCGGCCCGCCGCCGGGGCCGGCCGGCCGGGCCGCCGAGCGGCGCCACCAAGGACCGTATCCTCGCCGCCGCCCGCGAGGAGTTCTCCGCCCACGGCTACGACCGGACCTCGGTCCGTTCCATCGGCCGGGCCGCGGGTGTGGACTCCGCCCTGGTCCACCACTACTTCGGCAGCAAGGAGCAGATCTTCGCCGCCGCCGTCGAGGTCGCCTTCGCCCCCGCCCTCGACTGCCCCGAGGCGGTGACCGCCGTCCCCGGCGGCGCGCCCGGGGCGGTCGGGGGGAACGGGCTTCCCGGCGGCACGGACGGTGTGGGGGAGCGGGTCGCCCGCTTCATGCTGCGCAGCTGGGAGAACCCGGCGACCCGCGAGCCGCTGCTGGCGATCGTCCGCTCCGCGGTGACCAACGAGGCGGCGGCGACCGTCTTACGCGGCCTGGTCAGCCGTACGGTGCTGGCGCGCGTGGCCGGCGAGCTGACCGTCCCGGACCCGGAGTTCCGCGTCCAGCTCGCGGCGACCCAGCTGATCGGCATGGTCACCCTGCGGTACGTGATCAAACTGGAACCGCTGGCCTCGGCCGACCCCGAGCAGCTGGTCCACCTGATGTCCCCGCCCCTGCACCACTACCTGACGGCCCCCGGGATCACGCCCCACCTGCCGTAG
- the radA gene encoding DNA repair protein RadA codes for MATRKPASKDRPAYRCTECGWTTVKWLGRCGECQAWGTIEAYGGAPAVRTTAAGRVTTAAQRISEVDGRQATARSTGVPELDRVLGGGLVPGAVVLLAGEPGVGKSTLLLDVAAKASSARFPTLYVTAEESASQVRLRADRIGALADHLYLAAETDLSAVLGHLDDVKPALLVLDSVQTVASPEIEGAPGGMAQIREVAGALIRASKERGMSTLLVGHVTKDGAIAGPRLLEHLVDVVLSFEGDRHARLRLIRGVKNRYGATDEVGCFELHDEGITGLTDPSGLFLTRRDEPVPGTCLTVTLEGRRPLVAEVQALTVDTQIPSPRRTTSGLETSRVSMMLAVLEQRGRIKSIGKQDIYTATVGGVKLTEPAADLAVALALASAAIDTPLPKNLVAVGEVGLAGEVRRVTGVQRRLSEAHRLGFTHALVPPDPGKVPQGMKVIEVADIGDALRALPNRAPRS; via the coding sequence ATGGCCACCCGCAAGCCCGCTTCGAAGGACCGCCCCGCCTACCGCTGCACCGAGTGCGGCTGGACCACCGTCAAGTGGCTCGGCCGGTGCGGCGAGTGCCAGGCGTGGGGCACGATCGAGGCGTACGGCGGTGCGCCCGCGGTCCGTACCACCGCGGCCGGCCGGGTCACCACCGCCGCCCAGCGGATCAGCGAGGTGGACGGGCGGCAGGCCACCGCGCGTTCGACCGGCGTGCCGGAGCTGGACCGGGTGCTGGGCGGCGGGCTGGTCCCCGGCGCCGTCGTCCTGCTGGCCGGCGAACCGGGCGTCGGCAAGTCCACGCTGCTGCTGGACGTCGCGGCGAAGGCGTCCTCGGCGCGGTTCCCGACGCTCTACGTCACCGCCGAGGAGTCCGCCTCCCAGGTGCGGCTGCGCGCCGACCGGATCGGCGCGCTCGCCGACCACCTGTATCTGGCCGCCGAGACGGACCTGTCCGCGGTCCTCGGCCACCTGGACGACGTGAAGCCGGCGCTGCTGGTGCTGGACTCGGTGCAGACCGTGGCGTCCCCGGAGATCGAGGGCGCCCCCGGCGGCATGGCGCAGATCCGGGAGGTCGCGGGCGCGCTGATCCGGGCGTCCAAGGAGCGCGGGATGTCCACACTGCTGGTGGGCCACGTCACCAAGGACGGCGCCATCGCGGGCCCGCGGCTGCTGGAGCACCTGGTGGACGTGGTGCTGAGCTTCGAGGGCGACCGGCACGCCCGGCTGCGGCTGATCCGCGGGGTGAAGAACCGGTACGGGGCCACCGACGAGGTGGGCTGCTTCGAACTGCACGACGAGGGCATCACCGGGCTGACCGACCCCTCGGGGCTGTTCCTGACCCGGCGCGACGAGCCGGTGCCCGGAACCTGTCTGACCGTCACTTTGGAGGGCCGCCGCCCGCTGGTCGCCGAGGTGCAGGCGCTGACCGTGGACACCCAGATCCCCTCACCGCGCCGCACCACCTCGGGCCTGGAGACGTCCCGGGTCTCGATGATGCTCGCGGTGCTGGAGCAGCGCGGGCGGATCAAGTCGATCGGCAAGCAGGACATCTACACGGCGACGGTGGGCGGGGTGAAGCTCACCGAGCCGGCCGCGGACCTCGCGGTGGCGCTGGCGCTGGCCAGCGCGGCGATCGACACGCCCCTGCCGAAGAACCTGGTCGCGGTCGGCGAGGTGGGACTGGCCGGCGAGGTGCGGCGGGTCACCGGGGTGCAGCGCCGGCTCTCCGAGGCGCACCGCCTCGGCTTCACCCACGCCCTCGTCCCCCCGGACCCGGGCAAGGTCCCGCAGGGCATGAAGGTGATCGAGGTCGCGGACATCGGCGACGCGCTGCGGGCCCTCCCCAACCGCGCGCCGCGCTCGTAG